The Streptomyces sp. NBC_00775 genome includes the window CGTACGGAGGCACGCCCTCCACCGACGCGTACAGCAGCCCGCCCAGCGACCACAGGTCGGCCGCGGGACCGGGCTTGTGCCCGCGCGCCCGCTCCGGCGAGATGTACGAGGGCGCGCCGACGAGCATGCCGGTCGAGGTGATGGACGGGTCGCCCTCGACCTGCGCGATACCGAAGTCGGTCAGCACCACGCGGCCGTCGTCGGACATCAGCACGTTGGACGGCTTCACGTCCCGGTGCAGGATGCCCTCACGGTGCGCCGAACGCAGCACGTCGAGTATCGCCAGGCCGACCTCGGCGGCGCGCCTCGGCGTGAGCAGGCCGTCCTCGCGGATGACCTCGGCGAGCGACTTGCCCTCGACGAGCTCCATCACGATCCACGGCCGGTTGTCCTCGTCGACCACGTCGAAGACCGTCACCGCGCCGTTGTTGCGGACCCGCGCGATCGCCTTGGCCTCGCGCAGCGTGCGCGTGATCAGCCGCCGCTTCTCGTCCTCGTCGATGCTCGACGGGAACCGCAGCTCCTTCACGGCGACCGTACGGCCCAGGGTCTCGTCCTTGGCCCGCCACACCGTGCCCATGCCGCCGCGGCCGAGAACATCCCCCAGCCGGTATCGCCCGGCGAGGAGACGTTCGCTCTTGTCCTGACGGGATGCTCCCGCCCGCTCCGCCTCCGACATGCGTCCCCTCATGCAACCCGCCCTGACAGAGCCTCCATTGTCCCTCACCCGACAAGTACTCAACGCCCAGGGGCCCCCTCATGCCCCGACCGCCCGGCGTCCACACAGCTACGTCCCACATGATGGACCGCGACAAGGAAGGACCGCCGATGCCTCCGACCAGGACACCTCGGACACTTCTGGCCATACCTGTGTCCCTGGCGCTGCTCGGCCTGGCCCCGAGCGGTCTTCTGGTCCTGACCCCGTCCCCCCTCACCTCCCCCGTCTCCGCGACCCCAACGGCCTCACCAGCCCTCACATCCCCGGCGACAGACGCCGCCCTCGCCCTCCTCGTCACCCGCGGCAAGGTCCCGGCCGCGGCCATGCTGGCACGTGACGACTCCGGCTCACGCTTCGCCCGCGCCGGATCCGGAATGGCGCGCTCCGACCACTTCCGCGCGGGCAGCATCACCAAGACGTTCATCGCGACGGTGGTCCTGCAACTCGCCGCCGAGCACCGGCTGTCCCTGTCCGACTCCGTGGACGATCACCTCCCCGGCCTGGTGCGCGGCGCGGGCAACGACGGCCGCCGGCTGACGTTGCGCGCCCTGCTCACCCACACCAGCGGCCTGTACGACTTCACCGCGGACACCAAGGGCCTGGTCCCCGTCACCCCGCTTCAGGCCATACGCATCGCGCTCACCCACCCCCCGGCCGACCGCGGCCGCTTCGCCTACTCCAACACCAACTACGTAGTGCTCGGCATGGTCGTCGAGCAGGTCACCGGCCACTCGTACGCCACCGAGGCCGAGCGCCGGATCATCACTCCTCTCCGTCTGACCGGCACCTCCTTCCCGGGTGCCCGCACCTCGCTGCCCTCGCCGCACGGTCGCTCGTACACCGCCGACGGGTCGGACGTCACGGAACTCGACCCGCGCGTGGCCGGCGCGGCGGGTGAGCTGGTCAGCACGCTCGCCGACCTCAACCGCTTCTACTCCGCCCTGCTGGGCGGCGACCTGCTGCCCTCGCACTGGCTGCGCGAGATGCTCAACACCCGTACCGCACAGGGCGAGTACGGCATGGCGCTGTTCCCCGTGAAGCTCCCGTGCGGGACCACGGTGTGGGG containing:
- a CDS encoding serine hydrolase domain-containing protein, which translates into the protein MPPTRTPRTLLAIPVSLALLGLAPSGLLVLTPSPLTSPVSATPTASPALTSPATDAALALLVTRGKVPAAAMLARDDSGSRFARAGSGMARSDHFRAGSITKTFIATVVLQLAAEHRLSLSDSVDDHLPGLVRGAGNDGRRLTLRALLTHTSGLYDFTADTKGLVPVTPLQAIRIALTHPPADRGRFAYSNTNYVVLGMVVEQVTGHSYATEAERRIITPLRLTGTSFPGARTSLPSPHGRSYTADGSDVTELDPRVAGAAGELVSTLADLNRFYSALLGGDLLPSHWLREMLNTRTAQGEYGMALFPVKLPCGTTVWGHNGRISGSYVRTAATVDGRRVLTFRVNTDAMADPDLEPALLAAEFCPRTS